TTTGCACCAATAATGTCATTTTCAAAACTATCACCGACATACAAAGTATGTTCAGCTTCCATTCCAAATTCTTTTGCAGCAAGATCAAAAATTTCTCGTTCTGGTTTTTGGAAACCTGTACTTTGAGAAATAATGATATTATCACTAGGGACCCAATCTTCTAAACGGAGTTGCTTCACTTTTTTATATTGATGATCGGTAGGACCATTTGTAATAATCCCCATTGGAATCTTCTTTTCTTTTAAGAAATCAAAGACTTTTTTTACTTCTTCGTGCATGACAATATTATCCAATTCATCTTCATATATTTTTTGGAATAATAAGCCATCTTCTTGTGAAACAGTTGGATAACTTAAATTTTTTAACGACTCATCAATCCGATAAAAACGCATATATTCTAGCGTCCATTCGTTAGACATTACTTTTGGAAAGGTCTCATCACTATGATGACGAAATCGAATATACAATGCATGCATATCTTCAGCTTTCACACAAGGAAAGACGGTATTAATGGCATTTCTAAAAGGCTGTTGCTGATCATAAATAGTATCATCCACATCAAAAACAATGGTTTTCATTTAAAAAATTGCACCCCTTAATTATTTTCAGAAAATTTCAAAGTTCTTTTCTATTGTAGCGAACTTTTTCACAAAATAACAGAAAGAAAATGATTAGAAAGGAAGGCGCACTTTTATGGGATGATTGTTGGATGAAAAAAACTGAAGGGGTAAAAATTTAGAGAGCGGGACAAAACTAAAAATCAGTTTTGCTTCGCTCTCTAATCTGAATAAACGGCGATAAAAAAGCAGCTCCTTCGGAAATAAGCTGGAGCTAAAGACTTTTGTATTGGCCTCTTTATTCTTTTATGATAGTCAATTAAAAACAGTTAATGTTCTAAAGACCAGAAAAATCGTTGGGATCGGTGGACAATTTATAATTGTAATGAATAGAATAATTTAGTGGTTCAAGTGATAAATTAGTGATTCGAGCAATTCGGAAGTTTGTACCAAAGAAACCAGCGCCTGCAGTTGATTTGTAAAACAAATTACTGTTATAGCCAGAGACAACTTCGTTTGCAATAACACATTTACCATCTGGAGATATTTGTTCAACTAAAAAGTTTTCTGAGCTATTGGATGTTGGTTTTGCATAAAATTTGACATTCACGTGGTAACCTGAAATCACTGGTAATTTTGGAATGGCAAATTCTACTGTTTCGAAAGGTTTAATATCTTTGTAAATAGACGAGCCGGTAAAATATGGTTGAAATGATGGAGCTGGATTAGCTAAATTACTCTCTTCAGCAGATGCACTTACTCCTGATAGTGCCAAAAAACCAAACGACAAAGCCATAAGTAAACCAAATTTCTTTTTCATAATAAAATAATCCTCCTTGAATTATAATTTGTAACATATTTATAATATCATTCAATTCATATTTTGTCCATAAGGATTATTATTTTTTACACAAAGTTGTTGCGATTGTTGATATATCTATTGAAATAAGTCTTTATACATAGAAATTTTGAATTTTTACTAAGGTCAATTTATTCTGTTGATTTAGTAAAAAATAATGCTTTTTGAATTTACCTTCAAAAAAGTACTAACGATAGTAAATTTTTGAAGTGGAAAAAAATTCTACGTTTAGTATAATAAAAACAGAAACACCGATCAAGCCTATCTTCCCCAAGACATAAGCTGTTTATCGGTGTTTTTTGTGATGTACATGTATAGTTATAATTTATCAAATCGTTTCAAATTTTTCAAGTTATTGATATACCAGTAATTAGAGCGTTCAAAATGTCTGAAAAACAATAAAACTAATTTTAATTATTTAGAGATTCGATCAAAATAAGTCCGTAATATTGTCTTTTTTTGTATCTCCAATGGCGCAAATTGTGCCAAATATGATTGATAACATTGACCAGACATATATATTTTCATTGATGCCAGCAAGTAAAAACCCTATGATTCCCCCTGCAACATAAAATCCTGCGGCAACAAACCCACCATTATCAGAAGAATCTCTAGTTGCAATCGCAATAATTCCTGCCGTCAGTATACAAATAGCTAAAAGTATACCTGTGCTACCGAAGCCTTCACTGTTGTTTTGATTGTTATCTGATATTCCTGCTACACAAGATTGAAATAGTATGAATAATGATAAGATAATACTGAGGATACCAATAACTATTTTTGTGACTTTCACTTAAACACTCCTTATGGACCTAAATTCTAACTAGACCTTAAATTGATGACCTTATTTATAATATAGTCAAAACAACAATTTTTCAATATGAAAATCAATTATTTGTTATTTTAATGTCATTGAAAGCCCTATTATTAATAAAAAATGGAAATATAATGTTTTTTTGAGTTCAGCTAAGCATAAATTTTCAACCTTTGCATCTCACTCTTTCTTTGCGTATAATAGTAGTAATGCCAAAAAGAAGGAGGTAGGTTATGTTAAAACGTTTTTTTAGTTATTATCATCCATATAAGCGTTTATTTATTTTAGATTTTGGCTGTGCAGTTATAGCAGGTTTACTAGAATTATCATTTCCCGTAGTCGTTAATCAAGTAATCGATAAAATTATGCCAAAAGGCAATTTTCGCCTGATAGCCTTAGCTTGTATTGGTCTGCTTTTATTTTATATACTTAATACTTTTTTGCAATATATCGTTGTATTTTTCGGTCATAAATTAGGTGTAAATATTGAAACAGATATGCGACGTGAACTGTATGGGCATTTACAAACACAGCCGTTTGAATATTATGATAACCAAAAAACAGGGAAATTGATGAGTCGTTTGACAACCGATTTATTTGAGATATCAGAAGTGGCTCATCATGGACCAGAAGATGTTTTCATTACTATAATGACGTTAGTCGGCTCATTTTATTTGATGCTTAGAATTCATGTTCAACTAGCATTGGCAACATTTATACTTTTACCATTTATTACTGTAGCCTTAGTTTTTTTCAATAAAAAGATGACAAAAGTGAATACTAAAATTTATGATAATCTTGGCGATTTTAATGCAGGAGTTGAAGCTTCTGTAAGTGGGATTCGTGTGACACAATCATTTGCCAATGAACCGTTTGAACGGCAACGTTTTGAAGGCTTGAATCAAGCGTATCGCCAATCAAAAATTACTTTTTATAAAGTAATGGGAATCAGCGCATCCTATAATTATTTTTTGATTCGCTTAATTAGCTTGTTTACATTGATTTTTGGTGCGTATTATACGATTAAAGGTGAAATCACAGATGGTCAATTTGTTGGTTTTATTTTATTGTCGAATGTTTTTGTCCGCCCTATCGAAAAAGTGAACAATATGATTGAAAGTTATCCGAAAGGAATTGCTGGATTTAAGAGATTTACCGAGGAAATTGACAAAAAACCAACGATACAAGATAGAGCGAATGCTGTAGCTGTCGATTATTTACATGGTGATATTGTATACAATGACGTGTCATTTTCTTATGCTGATTCAACAAAAGTCTTAAACCATATTGATTTAAAAATCGTTCCAGGTGAGACTGTGGCTTTTGTCGGGCAAAGTGGTTCAGGAAAAACAACATTGTGTAATTTATTGCCGCGATTTTATGAAGTGACAGAAGGAAAGATTACGATTGATGGTATCAATATTCAAGATATGACACTGGCTTCTTTGAGAAATCAGATTGGTATCGTTCAGCAAGATGTATTTTTATTTCCAGGGACAATTCGTGAAAACATTGCTTATGGAAAATTAGAGGCAACAGAAGAAGAAATTCAAAAAGCGGTTCAACTAGCTCATTTAGAAAAAGTTGTTGACCAAATGTCTGATGGCTTAGATACACTTATTGGAGAACGAGGCGTGAAACTTTCTGGTGGTCAAAAACAAAGAGTGGCTATTGCTCGAATGTTTCTAAAAAATCCGCCGATTTTGATTTTAGACGAAGCGACATCTGCCTTGGATACAGAAACAGAACAAGTGATTCAAGAATCTTTAAATTCTTTATCGAAAGGGAGAACGACTTTGATTATTGCTCATCGCTTGGCAACAATCAAGCATGCAACTCGGATCATTGTTGTCAGTGATAAAGGAATTTTGGAAGAAGGAACGCATGAAGAATTGCTTGCAAGAGGTGGACATTATCGCCGATTGCATGACGCACAGTTTAGACAATAAGATAGACATTGACTTTTTCACACCACAACGTTTATTCAGATTTTCGGTGAAGTTATTACAATGCAAAAAGTTTTGTACCAATCACACTTTAAAACAATAAACCTAAAAATAGAGAGAAAACGTATCCGCGGATGTGTCTTCTCTCTATTTTTATTCTATTCCTGCTATCTACGAGGTTTTCTTCCTAATCCAATCGCATTTTTCATACGTTGTAAGGTTTTATTAGCGACTAAGCGTGCTTGTTCAGCACCTGTATCAAGAATATCATCTAATTCACTAGATTCTAGTAATTCATAGTAACGTTCTTGAATAGGAGTCAGTAAATCTACGACAGCTTCGGCTAAATCAGATTTAAAATCACCATACCCTTTACCATCGTATGCAGCGACTAGATCGTCAATTGAACGACCTGTAGAGGCTGAAAAGATACTTAGTAAATTAGAAATACCAGGTTTATTCACTGGATCGTATTCAATAATTCCTGTTGAGTCAGTGACAGCTGATTTAATTTTTTTGCGAATCACATTTGGTTCGTCTAACATAGAGATAAACCCTTTAGCGTTAGAATCTGATTTGCTCATTTTGCTTGTTGGATCTTGCAAACTCATCACACGTCCGCCTTGTTCAGCGATTTTAACTTCAGGCAGGACTAGAATTTCTTGATTTTTTTGTGCATAACGTTTATTAAAGCGCTCAACAAAGTCACGTGTCAATTCTAAATGTTGTTTTTGATCATCGCCAACAGGAACAAGATTCGCATTATATAAGATAATGTCTCCGACCATCAATGGCGGATAAGTCAAAAGACCAGCACTAACACCTGTGCGTCCATTTTTTTGTGATTTATCTTTGAATTGAGTCATTCGCTCTAATTCACCAATCGTTGTATTACATTGGATAATCCAAGCAGCTTCAGCATGAGCAGAGACTTCAGATTGAATGAAAATTGTCGCTTTTTTAGGATCAAGACCGACAGCTAGATACAGCGCAGCTAAACCGCGCGTCTGTTTCCTAAGTTTTGCTGGATCTTGTGGGACAGTGATTGCATGTTCGTCCACGATGCAAAAATAACAATTGTAGTGATTTTGAAGCTCGATAAATTGTTTCATTGCACCAATATAATTACCAATAGTTGGTATTCCGCTTGGCTGTATACCAGAAAAAATAGTTTCCATAAAGTAACCACCTTAATCAATTAATAAAAGTCATTGATACCATTATACAGCTAAAAAAGAAAAAAAACAGGATTACGAGAAAAAAAACTAAAATGTCATTTTTTTTGGACTAGTACAGTTCGCTTTTTTTAAGAAACTGTACTAATTGTAGTGTTTTAAGAACGTCGATGCTTTATGCAGAAAAATGTCTAATTATATTTGGATATTAAAAAAAAACTTGTAAAATAACGAAAAACTATGTTTTTTTTTGAAAAAAGAGCTAGTATTTTAATTAGAAATTGGGTATACTTACATTAAATAGGAAAACAATAAGCTTTCCTGTTTCAAAAATGTGATGAGAGTCACAAAAAGGAGTGATGCACATGTTGACACTTTATACTTCCCCAAGTTGTACGTCTTGCCGTAAGGCTCGTGCGTGGTTACAAGAACACGAGATTCCATTCAAAGAAAGAAATATTTTTTCAGAACCATTGAATATTTCAGAATTGAAAGCAATTTTGCGAATGACAGAAGATGGAACAGAAGAGATTATCTCAACGCGTTCTAAAGTTTTCCAAAAACTGAATATGGATTTGGATGAGCTTCCGTTGCAAGACTTGCTAGAGTTAGTTAAAGAGAATCCTGGATTGTTGCGTCGACCAATAATGATTGATGAAAAAAGATTACAGGTTGGTTTTAATGAAGATGAAATTCGACGTTTCTTGCCAAGAGGAGTTAGGCAGTTAGAATTACGTCAAGCGCAATTGATGGCAGGTTTATAAAATGTAAAGTAGAACCTTTGTCCCTGTGGCAAAGGTTTTCTTTTTCTGTTGATTTTGACATATAAATTTTTTTGATTTCGGTTTATTTTGAAATCAAGTACATATTAGGAGATATAATTTTTAAGGAAAATACTAAGAGAGCAGGTTATTTATAAATAATCTTACTTTTTCCTTTACATTTGGCGTGATTCCGCTACAATGTACGTAAGAATAAGTTTCCTGATTAGCAAAAGTGAGGTGTAGCGACATGGAAATGGAACATATCAATGAAAATACCATACGTGTGTTGATTGGCAATGAAGATCTAGCGGATAGAGGAATTACTTTTTTAGATTTACTTGGTAATCACAAAGAAGTAGAAAATTTTTTCTACAGTATTTTAGAAGAAGTTGATGTGGAAGATGAATTTCAAGGTAGTGAAGCTGTTACCTTTCAAGTTCTGCCGAAAAGTGATGGATTAGAACTGTTTATTAGTAAGAATGCATCAATTGATGAAGTATCTAATTTTGAAGGGTTTAATGATTTAAATTCAGAAGAAGTTTCTAATATAATTCGTAAACAAATAGAAGAAGACTTTGCTGATGAAACGCAGGAATTCTCTGATAATACAGTAAAAAATCTAGTTTTTGAACTTAACGACTTTGACACAATGGTCCAATTGGCAAATCAAGTGTTTTTACAATCTGTTATAGCAAATTTGTATATATTTAAAGGAACCTATTATTTACAGGTTGTATTCTTATTAGATGAACTTGGCAAAAATGGCATTGAAAATGAATTAGCCCAATTGTTAGAATTTGCTAATTTATCTGCTGTTACTCCTGAATTGCTGAATGAATACGGCACATGCATTATG
The DNA window shown above is from Enterococcus sp. 4G2_DIV0659 and carries:
- a CDS encoding adaptor protein MecA, whose amino-acid sequence is MEMEHINENTIRVLIGNEDLADRGITFLDLLGNHKEVENFFYSILEEVDVEDEFQGSEAVTFQVLPKSDGLELFISKNASIDEVSNFEGFNDLNSEEVSNIIRKQIEEDFADETQEFSDNTVKNLVFELNDFDTMVQLANQVFLQSVIANLYIFKGTYYLQVVFLLDELGKNGIENELAQLLEFANLSAVTPELLNEYGTCIMERNALELTRYYFE
- a CDS encoding ABC transporter ATP-binding protein: MLKRFFSYYHPYKRLFILDFGCAVIAGLLELSFPVVVNQVIDKIMPKGNFRLIALACIGLLLFYILNTFLQYIVVFFGHKLGVNIETDMRRELYGHLQTQPFEYYDNQKTGKLMSRLTTDLFEISEVAHHGPEDVFITIMTLVGSFYLMLRIHVQLALATFILLPFITVALVFFNKKMTKVNTKIYDNLGDFNAGVEASVSGIRVTQSFANEPFERQRFEGLNQAYRQSKITFYKVMGISASYNYFLIRLISLFTLIFGAYYTIKGEITDGQFVGFILLSNVFVRPIEKVNNMIESYPKGIAGFKRFTEEIDKKPTIQDRANAVAVDYLHGDIVYNDVSFSYADSTKVLNHIDLKIVPGETVAFVGQSGSGKTTLCNLLPRFYEVTEGKITIDGINIQDMTLASLRNQIGIVQQDVFLFPGTIRENIAYGKLEATEEEIQKAVQLAHLEKVVDQMSDGLDTLIGERGVKLSGGQKQRVAIARMFLKNPPILILDEATSALDTETEQVIQESLNSLSKGRTTLIIAHRLATIKHATRIIVVSDKGILEEGTHEELLARGGHYRRLHDAQFRQ
- a CDS encoding HAD family hydrolase is translated as MKTIVFDVDDTIYDQQQPFRNAINTVFPCVKAEDMHALYIRFRHHSDETFPKVMSNEWTLEYMRFYRIDESLKNLSYPTVSQEDGLLFQKIYEDELDNIVMHEEVKKVFDFLKEKKIPMGIITNGPTDHQYKKVKQLRLEDWVPSDNIIISQSTGFQKPEREIFDLAAKEFGMEAEHTLYVGDSFENDIIGAKNGGWKSLWFNHRLRTMPANEQPTHIQEVTSFDDLLSTIKAIF
- the trpS gene encoding tryptophan--tRNA ligase; its protein translation is METIFSGIQPSGIPTIGNYIGAMKQFIELQNHYNCYFCIVDEHAITVPQDPAKLRKQTRGLAALYLAVGLDPKKATIFIQSEVSAHAEAAWIIQCNTTIGELERMTQFKDKSQKNGRTGVSAGLLTYPPLMVGDIILYNANLVPVGDDQKQHLELTRDFVERFNKRYAQKNQEILVLPEVKIAEQGGRVMSLQDPTSKMSKSDSNAKGFISMLDEPNVIRKKIKSAVTDSTGIIEYDPVNKPGISNLLSIFSASTGRSIDDLVAAYDGKGYGDFKSDLAEAVVDLLTPIQERYYELLESSELDDILDTGAEQARLVANKTLQRMKNAIGLGRKPRR
- the spxA gene encoding transcriptional regulator SpxA, giving the protein MLTLYTSPSCTSCRKARAWLQEHEIPFKERNIFSEPLNISELKAILRMTEDGTEEIISTRSKVFQKLNMDLDELPLQDLLELVKENPGLLRRPIMIDEKRLQVGFNEDEIRRFLPRGVRQLELRQAQLMAGL